ACGCTGATGCGCGACCACCTGAGCCTGGTCTGCGCACGCGGCCACGCGCTGGCAGCAAGCGCCAGGCCGGTGCGCTGGGCCGACCTGGCAGGCCATCCGGTCATCACGGTGCGCCCGGGCTACGGCATCCGGCCCTTGATCGACGGCACGGCGGCGCAGGCGGGAGTCGCGCTCGACGTGGTCAACGAGGTCTCCTTCCTGTCGACTGCGCTGTGGATGACGGCCAGCGGCATGGGGCCGTCGATCATGCCCTCGGCCTTTGCCAGGGCCGCAGGCGATGAGACGCTGGTGGTGCGCAGCCTGACGGCGCCCCGCGTGTCGCGCGACGTCTTCGTGGTGACGAAGCGGGGCCGCTCGCTGTCGGCGGCAAGCCGCAGCTTCATCGAGACGCTGCGGCAGGCGTTGAACGAAGGTTGAAAGGCAGCAGGCGCGGGAGGCCGGGAGGTGCCGTCGTCACAGCGCCGGGACGACCGGCTGGAAATGCTGCTGGATGCGCTGCGCCACCCGCTTGGGATGGCGGCGCAGCGCGTCGACGGGATAGGAGCCGACGAACAGGCCGTCCATGTTGAGCTCGACGCTCGGGAAAAAGGAACCCAGCGAAGCGCCGGCGTCGTACAGGCAGAACGCCAGCGAGTCGAATGTGCCGCTGTCCCCCGCCGGCCCCGCGCCGGCGACGAAGGCGCTGATGCGATAGGTGAAGGCGTGCGTTCCCACGCGTTGGATTTCGACCAGGGGCTTCATTCGGCTGCGGACAAAGGTGACGGGAGCGTGAATTTGTTGGGGAGCTCGATGGTCGCCGCCGCGCCGGTTTGCGTAAATAGTCCAATTGGACCGGCCGCGCAGCGGGGAGACTTGGGCAGAATGGCCGGCCCCCTCCCGCTCTTGTTCCCGCCCTCCTTCATGCTGCCGCCCCGCATTCTTCTCGTCGACGACCACGCGTTGTTCCGCAACGGGCTGCGCATGGTCCTGACTGCCGGAATCGCTGACCTGGAGGTGGCGGAGGCCGCATCGCTCGAGGAGGCCCTGCGCACGTCCATGCCGGAGCCGGCGCTGGTGCTGCTGGACATCCAGCTGCACGGCCTCAACGGGCTGGAAGGCATCGCGCTGGTCCGGCGCAAGTGGCCGCAGGTGCTGGTGGTGATCCTGTCCTCGGAGGTCTCGCCGCAGAAGGTCAGGCTCGCGATGGAGCGCGGCGCGGCTGCCTTCGTCTCCAAGGCCGAACCGGCCGACAAGATCCTGGCGGTGATCGGCCAGCTGCGCCAGGGCCTGGCGGTCGCGGCCGATGGCGTGCAGGCCGGCGAGGGCGGTGCGGACTCGCAGCCGTTGCTCACGCCGCGCCAGAGCGAGGTGCTCGACCTGATGTGCCAGGGCCTGTCGAACAAGCTGATAGGCCGGCGGCTCAACCTGTCCGAGAACACGGTGCGCGGCCATGTGCAGGCGGTGCTGGCGGCGCTGCAGGTCTCGAGCCGCTCCGAAGCCGGTTTCGCAGCGCGGCAGCGCGGCCTCGTAGCCTGATGGTCGACAAGCCGCGCCTGCCGGAGGAGCGCATGCTGGTGGAGCAGCTGCGGCTGCAGCTGGGCAACATCGGCGCCTCCGTGATCCCGACCATCCTGCTGGCGCTGCTGCTCGTGTGGGTGCTCTCCAACGAGACCAACGCGCTCGCGATGCGGGCATGGGCCGGCACCATCATCCTGCTCAAGCTCTACCTCGCGTGGGACGCGCGGCGCCTGCTGGCGTCCGAGATCAGCCCCGCGAGCGCGCGCCGGCAGCTGGCGCGCAAGATGGTGCTCAACGCCATCGACGGCGTGGCCTGGGGCTCGCTGGCCTGGGCCGCGCTGGGCACCACCACGGTGGCCGGCAACGTGCTGGTGGTGGCGGTGCTGGCGGGCGTGGCCGGCAGCTCCATGTCGTCCCTGGCGCCGATCCTGCCGGCCTTCATCGTCTTCGGCACCGCCGAGCTGATCGTGCTGGGAGCCAAGCTGTGGTCCATGGACGACCCGGCGTACGACGCCCTGGGCGTCGCGGCCATCATCTACACGGCGGCCCTGCTGGGGCAGGCGCGCAACGGCTCGCGCGCAGCGCGCCGGGCCATCGGGCTGCGCTTCGAGAACCTCGAGCTGATCGAGCGCCTGCGCATCGAGACCGAGCATGCGCAGGCCGCGCACCGGGCGGCCGAGGAGGCCAACCTCGCCAAGTCCCGCTTCCTCGCCGCCGCCAGCCACGACCTGCGCCAGCCGATCCATGCGCAGGGCCTGTTCCTCGAGGTACTGTCGCGCACCAAGCTCTCGGCCGACCAGTACGACGTGCTGGCCAATGCGCGCGCCACTTGGCAGGCCTCGGCCGAGATGCTCGACACGCTGCTGGACTTCTCGCGCATCGAAGCCGGCGTGGTGGAGCCGCAGGCGCAAGTCTTCCCGCTGCAGCCGCTGCTCAACAAGATCGAGAACGAGCTGGCGCCCCAGGCCGATGCCAAGGGCATCGTCTACCGCTCGCGCGAAACCCATGCGGCCGTGCGCTCCGACCCGGCGCTGGTGGCGCTGATCCTGCGCAACCTGGTGTCGAACGCGATCCGCTACACCGAGCGGGGCGGCGTGCTGGTCGCCTGCCGCGCGCGCGGGGAGCAGGTGCTGCTCGAGGTGTGGGACACCGGCCTCGGCATCGAGCCCGCGCAGCACCAGGCGATCTTTCGCGAGTTCCACCAGCTCGGCAACGCCGAGCGCGACCGCCGCAAGGGGCTGGGCCTGGGCCTGGCCATCGCGCAGGGCCTGGCGCGCGCGCTTGGGCAGGAACTCACGCTCGCGTCGGTGCCTGGGCGCGGCAGCGTGTTCCGGCTCACCCTGCCCGCGGCACGCTCCGGGGTGGTCGCCGATAGCGGTGCCGAGGCATTGCCGGCACCGGCGCGTGTGTTCGACCTGCGCGTGCTGGTGATCGACGACGACGAGTCCGTGCGCACCGGCATGCGCCAGCTGCTCGGCGCCTGGGGTTGCGCCTGCGACGTGGCCGATTCCATCGAGGAGGCACAGGCGTTGGCCCGCGCGCACCGGCCCGGCCTGGTGATCAGCGACTACCGGTTGCGCGAGCTGCGCACCGGCGCCGAGGCCATCTCGGCCTTGCGCTCGGAGTTCGGCGCAAACCTGCCGGCGCTGCTGATCACCGGCGACACCGCCCCGCAGCGCCTGCGCGAAGCGCGCGCAACCGGCGTGCCGCTGCTGCACAAGCCGGTGTTGCCGCGCCAGCTGTATCGCGCGATGACCGCGGTGCTGAACGGGCGCGAGCTGGATTCCTCTTTCGCGGCGCTCGAGGCGCGCCGGGCCTGAGCCGGCATGATCAGGCCTCGTTCAGCCGCGCGTTCGCTAGGTTCGTCCCGAAAAGGCTTGTGTCCGAGAAGTTGGTGCCCGTGCAATCCGCATGCTCGAGACTGGCGCCTTGCAGGCTGCACTGGAACAGCGTCACGCCTTGCAGATCAGCGCCTCGCAGATCGCTGCCGCTCAGGTCGAGCTTTGCGAAGCAAAGGGTATCGGCGGAGGAGGAGGACTGCGACTGCACGCGAATCGTGGCGCAGCCGCCGAAGGTGGCCAAATCCTCTGGGTCCTCGAGGACAACATGCACCAGGGCGTTGCCGTCGCGAGTCGATAACGATGTGATTTGCGCGGTATATCCGCTCGCCTTGGCCGTTGCGGTAGTGTGGGCACGCTGGAGCGCGTCGCTGAGGGCGTCGGCCAGGATCATGGGATCGGGCGGCGCCAAGCCGCGCTCGCGGGCTTGCTCTGCCAGGCGATCAGCAAGTAGCGCTCCGGCGGCCTGTCTTGCGGATGCGTCTTGGCCGAGGTGCCGCAACGCAACCCCGGAGACGACAGCCTCAACGGCTCAAATCGATCCGTCCACGCAAGGAGGGTCGGCCTCGAAACGCTGCTTCACTCGCAGCGAAACAGCACGCCCGCCTCCGCCGGCGCCTTGCCCAGCATGCGCGCGGTCGCACCCTTGTCGCGGCAATGGGCGTCGGCCTGGAGGTAGGTGGCGGCGCGCAGCGTACCGTCGCGCATGGGGACGACCTGGTTGGGTGGCACCCCGCAGCCGGTGACGAGCAAAGCGATGAGGAGGGGTGCGAGCCAGTTCATCCGGGTATTTTGCAGTAGTTCCCTGAGGTGCCTTCGGCGCTGCCGTGCTCTATAACCGAGCCTGGGCTTCATCCGAAGCCCGGTATCCTTCCGAGCCGAGTTCCCAATGACCCGTACCGTTGCCGAAAAGCGCGCCCTCTTCCGCCAGCTCCATGCCGAGGGCTGCTTCGTGCTGCCCAACCCGTGGGACGTGGGCAGTGCAAGATTCCTGCAGGGCCTGGGCTTCCGCGCGCTGGCCACGACCAGCTCCGGCTTCGCCTGGTCGCGCGGCCAGGCCGACGGGGCGCTTCCGCGCGAACAGATCCTGGCCCATCTGCGCGAGCTCGTCGCCGCCACAGATCTGCCCGTGAACGCGGACTTCGAGAGCGGCTTCGCCGCGGACCCGCAAGGCGTCGCGCAGAGCGTGCGCATGGCCATCGACACCGGCGTCGCAGGACTGTCGATCGAGGACTCGACCGGCGATCCGGATCGTCCGCTGTACGACATCGAGCTGGCGGTGGCACGCCTGCGCGCCGCGCGTGCGGCCATCGACCAGGAGGGCGGCGAGACGCTGCTGGTCGGCCGGGCCGAGAACTTCTTCCAGGGACGCCCCGATCTCGACGACACCATCGCCCGGCTCAAGGCCTATTCGGAGGCTGGCGCCGACTGCCTCTACGCGCCGGGCATCCGCACGCGCGAGCAGATCGCCGCGGTGGTGGCCGCGGTGGCGCCCAAGCCGGTCAACCTGCTGGTCGGCTCCACCAGCGAGTTGACGCTGCAGGACATCGCGGCGCTCGGCGTCCGGCGCGTCAGCGTCGGCGGAGCGCTGGCGCGCGCGGCGTGGGGTGGGTTCATGCGCGCGGCGCGCGCGCTCGAGCAGGGGCGCTTCGACGGCTTCGCCGATGCCGCCTCGGGCGTGGAACTCAACGCCCTGTTCCGCTGATCACTGCGCGGACAGCACCAGCAGCGCCCGCGCCTGCGCCCGCCCGACGCGGGCGATGCGGTGGTTCAGGTAACCGGGGAAGTGGATGCAATCGCCTGTCTGCAGGCGCTCGGTTCGCTCGGGGAAGATGACGTCGATGGTGCCGGCCAGCACGTAGAGCATCTCCTGCCCCTCGTGCTGCGCCTGCAGCGAGCCGCCGCTCTGTCCGGGGTAGACGATGAAGGCCTCGAAGGCGCTGACCGAGTGGCCGTGCAGCAGCGGCGCGAAGCGATGCGCCGCCGGTTCCTCGGCCGCATGGCCGGGCGCCAGCTCGGCGCCGCGCGTGATCTTGATGTCGGCCTTGTCCAGCGTCTCCCCGACCAGGTTGCCCATGCTGGTGCCCAGCGCCTTGGCCAGCCGCGCCAGCATGTGGATGGAGGGCGTCTTGAGGCCGCGCTCGAGCCGCGACACATGGGCCTTGTGCACGCCCACCGCATCGGCCAGCTCCTCCACCGTCATGTTCCGCAGGCGCCGCAGCGCCTTGATGCGCGGCCCCACGCTCTGGAAGGCCGCGACCGGCGCGGCTTCGTCCGGCGCCGGCGCGGCGGCCGCAAGGGCGCGCGGGTTCTTCGCAGGCGATGCGGCCGCAGGGGCACTGCGGGCAGGGGTTCTGGTGGCCATGGTGCTTTCGATGTTGACACAGGTCAACACGTTGACCAAAATAGGTCAACAAGTTGACTTGGAGAGCGCATGCAAGACGATCAGGACATCAAGGCGGCGGTTTACCGCGACCTGCAGGACAAGACCAGCCCTTCGTCGTGGAGCACCGTCGAGCAGCTGGTGCTGGCCTGCCGCATGCTCGCGGCCGAGGGGCACTGGGCCAACGGCCTGGCGGGGCAGATCACGGCGCGCGGCGAACGGCCCGGCACGTACTACACGTTGAAATTCGGCATCGGCGCGGACGAGGCGACGCCGCAGGGCTTCATCCTCACCGACGACGACCTGCGCCCGCTCGACGGCGTGTCGCTGCCCAACCCGGCAACGCGCTTCCACCTGTGGGTCTATCGCGCCAACCCGGCGGTGCAGTGCATCGTCCACACCCATCCGGCGGCGGTGTCGGCGCTGTCCATCATCGGCCAGCCGCTGGTTGTGGCCGGCATGGACGCCACCCCCTTCTTCGAGAACTGCGGCTACCTGTCGGAATGGCCCGGGCTGCCTATCGGCAACGACGAGGGGCGCCTCATTTCCGAGGCCCTGGACGGACGCAAGGCGCTGCTGCTGGCGCACCACGGCCTGCTGACCGCGGGCGCCACGGTGGCCGAGGCCGCGACGCTGGCGATCTGGATGGAGCAGGCCGCGGCGGTGCAACTGCGTGCTGCAGCGGCCGGCACCATCAAGCCGGTGCCCGCGCACCTCGCGCGCGAGTCGCGCGACTTCCTGCTGAAGCCGCAGATCACGGACCTCACCTTCCAGTACTTCGCGCGCCGCGTGCTGCGCGCCGACCCTGCCTGTCTTACCGCCTGAGGAAAAAAATCCGATGCAACGACGTTCCCTGCTCGCCGGCGCCGCCGTCGCCGCGACCGTTTCCGCACCCGCCATCGCGCAGGGCACGCCGGCCGTGCGCTGGCGCATGCCTTCGAGCTTTCCGAAGTCGCTGGACACCGTGTTCGGCGGCGCTGTCGCCATCGCGGAGATCGTGCGCAAGCTGACCGACGGCCGCTTCACCATCTCGCCCTTCGCCGCCGGCGAGCTGATGCCGCCGCTGGCGGTGCTCGACGGCGTGCAGAACCGCAGCGTCGAATGCGGCCACACCGCCGGCTTCTACTACGTGGGCAAGGAGCCCGCCCTGGCCTTCGACACCGGCGTTCCCTTCGGCATGACGCCGCGCCAGCACACGGCCTGGATGACCCACGGCGGCGGGCTGTCGTTGATGCGCGAGATCTACGAGCGCTTCGACGCCGTGCAGATCCCCTGCGGCAACACCGGCGCGCAGATGGGCGGCTGGTTCCGCAAGGAGATCAAGCGCGTGGAAGATTTCCAGGGGCTGCGCATGCGCGTCCCCGGGCTGCTGGGCCGCGTCTACGCCAAGCTCGGCGTCACGCCCCTGCAACTCGCCGCCGCCGACGTCTACCCGGCGCTCGAGAAGGGCACGCTCGACGCGGTGGAATTTGTCGGTCCCTACGACGACGAGAAGCTGGGCTTGGCCAAGGTCGCGCGCTACTACTACGGGCCGGGGGTGATGGAGCTGGGCGCCTCGCTGTGCTTCATTGCCAACAAGAAGGCCTGGGCCGAGCTGCCCGACAGCTACCGCGCCGCGCTGGAAGCTGCCTGCGCGCAGGCCGGCGCCGAGATGCTGGCCAAGTACGACGTGGGCAACGTGCCGGCGCTCAAGCGGCTGGTGGGTGGCGGCGCCAAGCTCAACTACTGGTCCAGGCCCATCATGGACGCGCTGCACAAGGCCACGCAGGAGGTGCTGAAGGAAGAGGCCGCGACCAACCCGGTCTTCGCCAAGGTGCACGGCAAATGGCGCGAGTTCCTCGACGAGCAGCTGGTCTGGTCCTCGGTCAACGACGGCGCGGCCGAGCAGTACATGCTGGGCACCAAGCGCGCGGCGGCGGGGCGCTGAAATTCATCCAGCGAACGATGCTCAGAAGAACAGCCAGTAGAACAGCCCGCCGAAGATCGCCCACTTGACGAGGTAGTAGCTGGGCTTGTTCCAGGCCTTCAACCGCTTCCCCAGCACGCGGATCTTGTAGACCTGCGCGAAGGCCTTGTTCAATCCACCGATCGGCTCGCCCTCCACGTTCTGCGTGGCGGCGGCCTTGATCATCCGCCAGCCGATCTCGCGGTTGATCCAGCGCGCTATCCGGTTGTTCAGCGGCCGCTCGACGTCGCAGAACAGGATCAGCCGGGTTTCATCGGTGAGATTCTCGGCGTGGTGGATGTAGGTCTCGTCGAACATCACCGCCTCGCCGTCCTTCCAGTGATAGGCCTGGCCGTCGACGAAGATCCTGCAGCTCGGCGCATCCTGCGGCACCTTGAGGCCCAGGTGGTAGCGCAGCGACCCTGCGAACGGATCGCGATGCCGCACCAGGTTGCCGCCCGGCGGCAGGATCGCGAACATGGCCGCGCGCACCGAGGGAATGCCCGCCAGCAGCTCGGTCGTCCTCGGGCACAGGCCCTTGGCCGAGGGCAGGAAGTCGCCGTACCAGTTGAGATAGAAGCGCTTCCAGCCGGTGCGGAAGAAGGAGTTGAAGCCGATGTCGGTGTAGCCCGCCGCCGCCTTGATGTGCCCCTCGTCGAACAGCGCCAGGCCTTCGTCGCGGATGGTCTGCCAGTTCTGCTGGAGCACGTCGAGCTCGGGGAACTGCTTCAGGTCGAGGTAGGGCTTCGACGGCACCGACGAGAACCAGTACATCAGCACGTTGAGCGGCGCGAAGAAGGTCGAGTGGTCGCTCAGCTGCCGCCCGAGCCGGTGCCGCACCTGGCCGCGGAAGTGCACGTAGAGGCCGGACGCCAGGAAGACCAGGGGGATCAGGAGCTTGTACGACAGGAAGCTGGGCATCGAGGGGCGACGTGCGGTCGTCGTCGGGATGGAGCGAAGCCTGGAATTCTCACCGAATCTCGCGCAGCGCGCCCGAGGAGATTCAGGCGTCTCAGGGCTCGGCCCGGAAATGATCGAACGCCGCGAACTGCTGCGAGAGCGGCGCGCCCTGCGCATCGACGATGCGCAAGCCGGGCGCCGCCTCGACGCGCCCGACGCGCGCGACGGGGGTGGCGCTCTGCCGTGCAGCCTCGAGGACGGCGGCGGCAGCAGAGGCCGGCGCGGCGAAGAGCAGCTCGTAGTCGTCGCCGCCCGCGAGCGCACAGCTGCGGCGCAGCGCCGGGTTTAGCGCGGCCGCGGCGGGGATGCCGACGAGGCCGCATGCGGCATCGGCATCCACCGTCGCGCCCACGCCGCTGGCGGCAAGGATATGGCCGAGATCGCCAACCAGCCCATCGCTCAGATCAACGGCGGCGCTGGCGATGCCGCGCAGCGCCTGGCCCAGCGCGACGCGCGGCTCGGGCTGCTCCATGCGCCGGCGCGCCTGTTCGAAGGCCTCGGCCGGCAACGCCAGCGTGCCGCGAAAGACCTCCAGCGCGAGGCGCGCGTCGCCCAGCGTGCCGCTGGCCCAGAGCTCGTCCCCCGGCCTGGCACCGGAGCGCAGCAGCGCCGCCCCGGCCGGGACCTCGCCGAAGACGGTGATGCAAAGATTCAGCGGCCCGCGCGTGGTGTCGCCGCCGACCAGCTCGCAGCCGTGCGCATCGGCCAGCGCGAACAGGCCGCGCGAGAAGGCCTCGAGCCAGGCCTCGTCGGCCGCGGGCAGCGCCAGCGCGAGGGTGAAGGCCAGCGGCTTCGCGCCGCAGGCCGCCAGGTCGCTCAGGTTGACCGCGAGCGCCTTGTGGCCGAGGCGTGCGGGATCCACAGTGGAGAGGAAATGGCGGCCCTCGACCAGCATGTCGGTAGACACCGCGAGTTGCATGCCGGGTGCGGGTGCGAGCAGCGCGCAGTCGTCGCCGACACCGAGAGGAGAACGCGCGGCCGGGCGCTTGAAGTACCGGTCGATGAGGTCGAACTCGCCCACGGTGGTCGCCCTCATCCGTGCCGGAAGCGCTTCGCCGCCTGCCGCACCACCTCCGCCAGCAGCCGCTCCTTGGCCTGGCGCTCGCGCAGCCAGCGCGCGTCGTTGCGGTTGGCTTCCACGCTGGTGCGCAGCTGGCCCAGGGCCTCGGTGGCGTCCAGCGCCTCGCTGTGCCATTCGAGCTGGGTCATGGTCATGAGAATGTGGTCGCGCAGCGGCATGTGGCTGCCGGTGGCAGGGTCGACGTAGACGGCGTCCAGACCGAAGCGGCAGGCCTGGAAACGGTTGTAGGTGTAGACCAGGTAGTCGTCCTCGGTCGGC
Above is a window of Variovorax sp. RA8 DNA encoding:
- a CDS encoding ATP-binding response regulator translates to MVDKPRLPEERMLVEQLRLQLGNIGASVIPTILLALLLVWVLSNETNALAMRAWAGTIILLKLYLAWDARRLLASEISPASARRQLARKMVLNAIDGVAWGSLAWAALGTTTVAGNVLVVAVLAGVAGSSMSSLAPILPAFIVFGTAELIVLGAKLWSMDDPAYDALGVAAIIYTAALLGQARNGSRAARRAIGLRFENLELIERLRIETEHAQAAHRAAEEANLAKSRFLAAASHDLRQPIHAQGLFLEVLSRTKLSADQYDVLANARATWQASAEMLDTLLDFSRIEAGVVEPQAQVFPLQPLLNKIENELAPQADAKGIVYRSRETHAAVRSDPALVALILRNLVSNAIRYTERGGVLVACRARGEQVLLEVWDTGLGIEPAQHQAIFREFHQLGNAERDRRKGLGLGLAIAQGLARALGQELTLASVPGRGSVFRLTLPAARSGVVADSGAEALPAPARVFDLRVLVIDDDESVRTGMRQLLGAWGCACDVADSIEEAQALARAHRPGLVISDYRLRELRTGAEAISALRSEFGANLPALLITGDTAPQRLREARATGVPLLHKPVLPRQLYRAMTAVLNGRELDSSFAALEARRA
- a CDS encoding isocitrate lyase/PEP mutase family protein, with amino-acid sequence MTRTVAEKRALFRQLHAEGCFVLPNPWDVGSARFLQGLGFRALATTSSGFAWSRGQADGALPREQILAHLRELVAATDLPVNADFESGFAADPQGVAQSVRMAIDTGVAGLSIEDSTGDPDRPLYDIELAVARLRAARAAIDQEGGETLLVGRAENFFQGRPDLDDTIARLKAYSEAGADCLYAPGIRTREQIAAVVAAVAPKPVNLLVGSTSELTLQDIAALGVRRVSVGGALARAAWGGFMRAARALEQGRFDGFADAASGVELNALFR
- the thiL gene encoding thiamine-phosphate kinase gives rise to the protein MGEFDLIDRYFKRPAARSPLGVGDDCALLAPAPGMQLAVSTDMLVEGRHFLSTVDPARLGHKALAVNLSDLAACGAKPLAFTLALALPAADEAWLEAFSRGLFALADAHGCELVGGDTTRGPLNLCITVFGEVPAGAALLRSGARPGDELWASGTLGDARLALEVFRGTLALPAEAFEQARRRMEQPEPRVALGQALRGIASAAVDLSDGLVGDLGHILAASGVGATVDADAACGLVGIPAAAALNPALRRSCALAGGDDYELLFAAPASAAAAVLEAARQSATPVARVGRVEAAPGLRIVDAQGAPLSQQFAAFDHFRAEP
- a CDS encoding TRAP transporter substrate-binding protein; translated protein: MQRRSLLAGAAVAATVSAPAIAQGTPAVRWRMPSSFPKSLDTVFGGAVAIAEIVRKLTDGRFTISPFAAGELMPPLAVLDGVQNRSVECGHTAGFYYVGKEPALAFDTGVPFGMTPRQHTAWMTHGGGLSLMREIYERFDAVQIPCGNTGAQMGGWFRKEIKRVEDFQGLRMRVPGLLGRVYAKLGVTPLQLAAADVYPALEKGTLDAVEFVGPYDDEKLGLAKVARYYYGPGVMELGASLCFIANKKAWAELPDSYRAALEAACAQAGAEMLAKYDVGNVPALKRLVGGGAKLNYWSRPIMDALHKATQEVLKEEAATNPVFAKVHGKWREFLDEQLVWSSVNDGAAEQYMLGTKRAAAGR
- a CDS encoding aldolase, translating into MQDDQDIKAAVYRDLQDKTSPSSWSTVEQLVLACRMLAAEGHWANGLAGQITARGERPGTYYTLKFGIGADEATPQGFILTDDDLRPLDGVSLPNPATRFHLWVYRANPAVQCIVHTHPAAVSALSIIGQPLVVAGMDATPFFENCGYLSEWPGLPIGNDEGRLISEALDGRKALLLAHHGLLTAGATVAEAATLAIWMEQAAAVQLRAAAAGTIKPVPAHLARESRDFLLKPQITDLTFQYFARRVLRADPACLTA
- a CDS encoding pentapeptide repeat-containing protein; translated protein: MILADALSDALQRAHTTATAKASGYTAQITSLSTRDGNALVHVVLEDPEDLATFGGCATIRVQSQSSSSADTLCFAKLDLSGSDLRGADLQGVTLFQCSLQGASLEHADCTGTNFSDTSLFGTNLANARLNEA
- a CDS encoding aspartyl/asparaginyl beta-hydroxylase domain-containing protein; protein product: MPSFLSYKLLIPLVFLASGLYVHFRGQVRHRLGRQLSDHSTFFAPLNVLMYWFSSVPSKPYLDLKQFPELDVLQQNWQTIRDEGLALFDEGHIKAAAGYTDIGFNSFFRTGWKRFYLNWYGDFLPSAKGLCPRTTELLAGIPSVRAAMFAILPPGGNLVRHRDPFAGSLRYHLGLKVPQDAPSCRIFVDGQAYHWKDGEAVMFDETYIHHAENLTDETRLILFCDVERPLNNRIARWINREIGWRMIKAAATQNVEGEPIGGLNKAFAQVYKIRVLGKRLKAWNKPSYYLVKWAIFGGLFYWLFF
- a CDS encoding helix-turn-helix domain-containing protein, translating into MATRTPARSAPAAASPAKNPRALAAAAPAPDEAAPVAAFQSVGPRIKALRRLRNMTVEELADAVGVHKAHVSRLERGLKTPSIHMLARLAKALGTSMGNLVGETLDKADIKITRGAELAPGHAAEEPAAHRFAPLLHGHSVSAFEAFIVYPGQSGGSLQAQHEGQEMLYVLAGTIDVIFPERTERLQTGDCIHFPGYLNHRIARVGRAQARALLVLSAQ
- a CDS encoding response regulator, which translates into the protein MAGPLPLLFPPSFMLPPRILLVDDHALFRNGLRMVLTAGIADLEVAEAASLEEALRTSMPEPALVLLDIQLHGLNGLEGIALVRRKWPQVLVVILSSEVSPQKVRLAMERGAAAFVSKAEPADKILAVIGQLRQGLAVAADGVQAGEGGADSQPLLTPRQSEVLDLMCQGLSNKLIGRRLNLSENTVRGHVQAVLAALQVSSRSEAGFAARQRGLVA